In the Zingiber officinale cultivar Zhangliang chromosome 5A, Zo_v1.1, whole genome shotgun sequence genome, tatgggttgtttcTACCTTTGATTAAGACCCATGATGGCGTCACATTGCTCTAATtaattgatttgtgcagtgatagcccccaatggacatgagtcattagaATGTTCaaaacttccacatacttcacaagaagaaacaatggCATTAACCGTACTTGGAATAGCTCCCATGTTTTTAAAtctctttgtaagagcatccagttttgcagctAATAAAGtaactgcatcaacatcaaatttccttgatgcttttgttgttgggttccCACAAGAATAACCACTTCTTTCATTAACCCATTGAtggtgattttgtgctacactttcaattatttcTTCGGTTTCATCCAAactcttgttcataagtgcccctccagcagctgaatcaagggacactttagTGTGATAATTGATATCATTATAAAATGTGTGTGACACAAGTCATTTCtccaaaccatggtgtgggcattgtctgagcatactgttatatctatcccaagcttcaaatagagattctgagtcagcttgtttgaagcttgtaatgagattcctcatatgagctgttttactaggaggatagaatttatcaagaaattactgctcacattgttcccatgCGATGATGTTATTTGGAGctaaagaattcaaccattgcttagctctatctcttaaagaaagcCCAAACAATAGTAAGCGCACTGCttcagaaggaacaccattcatcttcattgtaccgcatatctcatagaagacctccaagtgttgattcgggtcttcatgtggtcctccaccaaactgattttgttgcaccatagaaataattgtaggtttgatctcaaaattatttgcttccactgaaggtcttgaaatgctGGATCTAAACCCTCTAGCGTAAgatgctgcataatcctttagtggtctattagccatgatagaatgttcttgttcttctaaaTGTCTtacagaatttttcttctataaaatgttctgtctatctcagggtctagaggaagaagttctcctgcaaagttagatctttgcatacacaagaacaagattgcaaaatGATAGTtgttcaaaagaaaaagaaagaaaaatgaaactgaatcatagataagaaaaacagagaaaaattagattagaatgttagaaaattaaa is a window encoding:
- the LOC121979828 gene encoding uncharacterized protein LOC121979828; the protein is MKMNGVPSEAVRLLLFGLSLRDRAKQWLNSLAPNNIIAWEQSAGGALMNKSLDETEEIIESVAQNHHQWVNERSGYSCGNPTTKASRKFDVDAVTLLAAKLDALTKRFKNMGAIPSTVNAIVSSCEVCGSFEHSNDSCPLGAITAQIN